Proteins encoded by one window of Coregonus clupeaformis isolate EN_2021a unplaced genomic scaffold, ASM2061545v1 scaf2154, whole genome shotgun sequence:
- the cunh17orf67 gene encoding uncharacterized protein C17orf67 homolog has protein sequence MKKFVAFSLCLVLLTIYTADANPIIKESYAKQLLRTKRQKPGHPDEPMREHLLHMQVLDQRAQETNLEHWLNPHCYPRCDRNYGHPV, from the exons ATGAAGAAGTTTGTGGCATTTTCCCTCTGTCTGGTCCTATTGACCATCTACACAGCAG ATGCAAACCCAATCATCAAGGAGAGCTATGCTAAGCAACTTCTGCGGACCAAGAGGCAGAAGCCCGGCCACCCCGATGAGCCAATGAGG GAGCACTTGCTCCACATGCAGGTTCTGGATCAGAGGGCCCAGGAGACCAACCTGGAACACTGGCTGAACCCCCACTGCTACCCCCGCTGTGACAGGAACTATGGACACCCTGTCTAA
- the cbx8b gene encoding LOW QUALITY PROTEIN: chromobox protein homolog 8b (The sequence of the model RefSeq protein was modified relative to this genomic sequence to represent the inferred CDS: inserted 2 bases in 1 codon; deleted 2 bases in 2 codons) → MELSAVGERVFAAESIIKRRIRRGRMEYLVKWKGWSPKFSTWEPEENILDSRLFVAFEERERERELFGPKKRGPKPKTFLVKAEAKAKSKSYEFRSEAVRGIRVTYPTPEPVITPRAREGLRAVVPTIFPPSTVNRGESVRVRPLRTGPRAPSTIPPEAPRPDGFVIVPKKRGPKPKXLRFKDNPFNAPPAAPEPPKRRAEEQATYGPLKLAKLGLSGGEDRGSEMRVIKLAHRHQEELGGYPHKQMRPVPSGSTQQHYGPERGLLHSHRIGSDSQACRTKECPSNYLSPTHLKHLSKKNVHQPSEELPQRGKPSLIAKIPVSRLLGQMDEVTWKPCLNNVEKVLVTDVTTNLLTVTIRESSTDQGFFKDKR, encoded by the exons ATGGAGCTGTCTGCAGTTGGGGAACGGGTTTTCGCTGCCGAATCTATCATCAAACGGCGAATAAGGAGA GGTCGAATGGAATACCTTGTGAAATGGAAGGGCTGGTCACCGAA ATTTAGCACTTGGGAACCGGAGGAAAATATCTTGGACTCCCGCCTCTTCGTCGCTTTCGAAGAGAG GGAGCGCGAAAGGGAACTCTTTGGGCCCAAAAAGAGAGGACCGAAACCGAAGACATTCCTGGTTAAG GCTGAAGCTAAAGCTAAATCCAAATCGTACGAGTTCAGGAGCGAAGCGGTCCGCGGGATACGCGTCACCTACCCGACACCAGAGCCTGTCATC ACCCCCAGAGCCCGAGAGGGGCTGAGGGCCGTGGTCCCCACCATCTTCCCACCCAGCACTGTCAACAGGGGCGAGAGTGTGCGAGTCAGGCCCCTCAGAACCGGTCCGAGAGCACCGTCCACCATTCCTCCAGAGGCCCCCAGG CCCGATGGCTTTGTGATTGTCCCCAAGAAGAGAGGGCCCAAACCCAA GCTGCGATTTAAGGACAATCCCTTCAACGCTCCTCCCGCCGCCCCAGAGCCTCCCAAGAGGAGGGCAGAGGAGCAGGCAACATACGGCCCACTCAAACTGGCCAAGCTGGGCCTGTCCGGTGGTGAAGATAGGGGGTCTGAGATGAGGGTGATTAAACTAGCCCACAGGCACCAGGAGGAGCTGGGTGGTTATCCCCACAAGCAGATGAGGCCCGTACCTAGCGGGAGCACACAGCAGCACTACGGCCCAGAAAGGGGCTTGTTGCACTCACACAGAATAGGCTCTGACTCCCAGGCCTGCAGGACTAAAGAGTGCCCCTCAAATTACTTATCCCCTACACACCTAAAGCACCTATCCAAAAAGAACGTGCATCAACCCAGCGAAGAGCTTCCACAGAGGGGGAAGCCTTCCCTCATCGCCAAAATCCCTGTGTCCCGGCTCCTGGGCCAAATGGACGAGGTGACTTGGAAGCCTTGCTTGAACAACGTGGAGAAGGTTCTGGTGACTGATGTGACCACAAACCTTTTGACAGTGACTATCCGTGAGAGTAGCACAGATCAAGGATTCTTCAAAGATAAAAGATGA